The DNA sequence TCCAGGGATGCGCTGAATCATTGGTTATTGAAAGGCGGTGTTGTCCGCGGGAAATTAAACGGTGTTGGTTTTGAACAGCCGCTTGATTTGCACGTTGATGGGCAGGATTACTTAATGTTACGCGATATCAGTCTGCAACCTTCAAGACTGATGGTGCAAAACGAAAATGACGCATCCTCCCTGCCAGATGAGATAGCACAGGCCCTGGATGAGTTAGAAATAGAACTGAATAAACAACGCTCACGCTTTACACAATATCACCGCTGTCTGTTTATTGGTGATGAGTGGCTTGCACGTATCGAAGAGAGCCTGCAAAAAATTGCCGACAATATCCGGTCAGTGCGACAATAATGAACCTTGCTACCCTGACACTTTCACTGGCGATCAACGAAGACGATCTGATAGACACCTTCATCGTCACCATGCTTAACACACCTCAGTTAGTCTCGTATTTTGAGAAGTGTCCGCCAATGAAACAGGTCCTGTTACGTGAGGTTTCTCGCTGGAAAAATGACCTGCAGGAAGCAATGAAACAACAAACAGTGCCTGAGTCACTGGAAAATGAATTCCATTACTGGCAGGCGATACAGTCCACTGACGCTGTAAGCTTTTCTGATCAACTGCCTGAAATATTAAATTTTTTACAACAGGAAGATCGCGCTTTCTGCCATGAAGCCCAGCAATTAATAGCAGGGTCATCTCCGGCAACCCAGCTGTCAAAACCACAACAGGCACGCTTTATTTATCACTGGCGGCGCGCACTCTCTACACAGACACTGACGCTTAACTTACATCTTCTTGAGCAGGAAAAAGAACGGTTATTAGGTGAGCTCCAGCAAAGAATGACCCTTAGTCTGCAATTTTCCACGCTCATGCCCGAGCAAAACGAAATTACCGCCGGACATCTGTGGGATCTGACCAAAAGCAGCGTACTGCCAGAAGAGTGTCAACCGATTGAAGAGTATAGCCATTTCCTGGCAACACAACCGCTGTTACAGGAGATAGCGCAAAAAATAGGCCGAAGCCGTACTGCTAAACCACTCGCAAACCCTGATGCGCCGAAAGAGACTTACCGTGAATGGATTAAAACACGGGCCCCTTCACCGCAAGAGATCAACGGGCTCCATCAAAGTGACGATATTCTTCGTTTACTTCCACCTGAACTGGCAAATATAGGTTGCCAGGAACTGGAGATAGAATTTTATCGCCGTCTGGTGGAGAAGCGGCTATTTTGTTATGACCTTAACGGTGAAACCCTGCATCAACGGCTGGCGATACGCCCGGTAACTCATCAGCAAAGTGAGCAGTTACAGCCTTCAGGACCCATGGTAATTTGCGTTGATACATCAGGTTCGATGGGGGGATTTAATGAGCGTTGTGCGAAAGCATTTTGTCTCGCACTATTAAAAATTGCGCTGGAAAATAACCGACGCTGTTTCGTCATACTTTTTGCTCATCAGGTCATCAGCTACGAACTGACCGCAGAAACAGGTATCATACAAGCGATACGCTTTCTCAGTCAGCGTTTTCGTGGCGGAACTGACCTTGCAGGATGTCTGAAACAAGTTCTCTCTCTTCTTTCGCAAGCCGAGTGGGTAGATGCCGATGCTGTTATCATTTCTGATTTCATTGCCCAACGGCTACCTGCGTCATTGATTGATGAAATCGAACAGCATAAAACGCGGCGGCAACAGCGGTTTCATGCGGTAACGCTCTCAGCACATGGGAAACCCGGTATTCTGCGTATCTTCGATCATCTCTGGCATTTTGATACCAGTTTAAAAAATCGTCTCTTGCGTCACTGGCTGCCCTGAAAAGCATTTATCTATTCTGCTGCTATAGTCTTATAGTAAGCCCTCAATGACTCTCAGAGATATCACTCGTGGCTACACTTTCTCAGGTTGACAACGCTTTGCCCGCCGTGACGCGAACCTTACGTTTAAGCACAGGAAGCAGTGAAGAAAAACGCCAGGAGCTACTCGACTATTTTTCGCAAACCTGGTCACTGTATGAAAGTTTGTTTGATTGTCTGGCGGATGAACAGGCTTATTACACAAAAGCTAACCCGCTTCGTCACCCCCTGATCTTTTATTTTGGTCATACTGCCTCTTTCTATATCAATAAGTTAATGGCCGCAGGAATACTCAAACAGCGAGTGAACGATGATATTGAAGCGATGATGGCTATCGGTGTCGATGAGATGAGCTGGGATGATCTCAACAGAGGACACTATTCATGGCCAGCACTTAGCACGCTCAGAGAGTATCGCCATCAGGTATTTCAGGTCGTACGCAATGTTATCCTTGAAATGCCACTGACCCTGCCGGTGACATGGGAAAGTCCGGCGTGGGTCATTTTAATGGGGATAGAACATGAAAGAATCCATCTTGAAACCTCCAGCGTCTTGATCCGGGAATTACCGCTGGCATGGGTTCACTCCCGCCCCGAATGGCCGGTATGCCCGCAAGCACGCCATCAACGTAGCCAGGTACCGGAAAATAGCCTGCTGGTGGTACATGGTGGTGAGGTGAGACAGGGTAAAAATGACGACACCTACGGCTGGGATAATGAATACGGTTCTAAAATAACCGACATCGATACCTTTCAGGCCAGTAAAATGTTGGTGAGTAATGCCGAATTTTTCCAATTCGTCGCGGATGGCGGATATCAGCATGACGGCTGGTGGGATGATGAAGGTCTTGGCTGGCGTAACTACCGGCAAGCGACAGCCCCTGTGTTTTGGGTTGGATCTCCTGCAACCCCGGAGAGATTGAAGTTGCGGCTGATGACAGAGGTGGTTGATATGCCCTGGGATTGGCCGGTTGAAGTCAATCAACTGGAAGCGGCAGCCTTTTGTCGCTGGAAAGCAGAAAAAACCGGATTATCCGTGCAGCTACCCAGTGAGGGTGAATGGTTGCTGTTACGTGAACAACTTGCCAGTGATCAGCCCGACTGGATAACACCACCCGGCAATATCAACCTTGCATGGTGGGCTTCTTGTTGTCCGGTTGATCTCTTTGCCACTGGCGACTTTTTCGACCTGGTGGGAAATGTCTGGCAGTGGACCTCGACACCTATCAGTGGGTTAGAAGGCTTTAAGGTACACCCCCTGTATGATGATTTTTCTACTCCCACCTTCGACGGTAAGCATACGTTAATCAAGGGTGGCAGTTGGATCTCCACCGGAAATGAAGCGCTAAAATCCTCCCGATATGCATTTCGCCGCCATTTTTTCCAGCATGCCGGATTCCGTTATGTGGCTTCCAGCCATGAAGAGAAAAGGGGACAGAATCCTTATGAAAGCGATGGTATGGTTTCTCAGTATCTCGATTTCCACTATGGGCCTGATTATCTTGATGTGGCCAACTACAGCAAAGTCCTGGTAGATATTGCCTGTGAATTCAGTGAAAACCGTCATCGGGCGATGGATATAGGTTGTGCCACAGGCAGAGCCAGCTTTGAGCTTGCCCGTCATTTCAGCGAAGTCACGGGTATGGATTATTCTGCGAGGTTTATTGATGTCGCCTTACAAATCGCTACCGGTGAAGACTTCCGCTATCTGACTCAGCAAGAAGGGGAATTGGTTGAATATCATCAAATCAATTTACATGATATCGATTTGAGTCAAGAACAGGCCGCACGTGTTCAGTTTGTTCAGGGTGATGCCTGTAACCTGAAACCACAATCTGAACAGTATGACTTGCTACTTGCCGCCAACCTGATTGATCGTTTACGTCAATCAGAACGATTTCTTGATAATGTCTCCGGGTTATTAAAACCGGGGGGAATATTGATGTTATCTTCTCCTTATACGTGGCTTGATACTTTTACTCCCCGCGAAAACTGGCTAGGTGGTAAAAGAGAAAATGGTGCAGCATTGACTACCTACCAGGCAATGCAGCGCCAGTTGCAGAAGGATTTTATTGAGATAGCTCCCCCCAAAGATATCCCCTTTGTTATCAAAGAAACTGCCAGAAAATATCAGTATACTATTGCCCAACTGACAATCTGGCGCAGACGCTAATTTAGCTTTACCTTGGGTGCTCAACGCACCCAAAGTAAAATAAAAAATAGTCTAAGATGTTAATTATTAATAAAAATTTATAAAAAAATTACCTTACAGAAAAATATAGGTTTGCCGATAAAGAGTATCATCTTTCTCTCAGTGGTGAATTTATGTTAAAGAAATTAAAAATTAAAACGGGTTTGATTTTTATCATCTTTGTTGTGAGTGCGCTATTAATTGGTGTCAGCGTTTTTTCACTCTCAGCCTTAAAAAGCCAGGGGGAATTCACGGATAACATCAATCATCGTCTGGCGAACCAGTCTATTCCTATGTACAAGATTTATAACAACATATTGAGCGCAAGACTGGCTGCGCAATATGCGAATATCTACATAGAGAAAAACGAACCCTCAGAGCAGATGTTCAATATTTATCTTAGCTATCTGGATGGCGCAGATAAAATAATCGATGAATTAGATAAGATGCCTTCACGCACAGGAGAAGGTCAATCACTCAGAAATAATATTTTAAAGAATTACCAGGAGTATAAAAAATATGGTTTTGCTCCTCTGAAAGAAGCATTAAAAAATAAAAATATTGGTGATTTTGACCGCTTATTACCCATTCTTTCCAAATATGATGTTAATTTCAAAAACTCCTTATCCGACCTTACTGATTTTTCAAGAGAAAGAAGCCGCCAGATATTATTAAAATCAGATACTGACCAAGATATTGCAATGATGATTATCGTGACGACACTGATCATCGCTGTCATTATGGTGATGTTCTCGGGTTATATCGTAAAAAATGCGATTCTGCATCCGGTTGCTGCCATGCGGGCTCATTTCAAAGAGATGGAGTCGGGTAATTTATCTATTTCTATTCCGCCTCTACCCAATAATGAGATGGGGCAGTTGATGGCGGCATTGGATGGCATGCAGGATGCACTGCGAAAAATTGTTGCTGATGTACGCGATGCTTCATCAGAAATTGCAGTCGGAGCCAAACAAATCTCTGCCGGAAACCATGACCTCTCATCGAGAACCGAAGAGCAGGCTTCTTCCCTGGAACAAACGGCAGCAAGCATGGAGGAGCTAACCGCAACGGTAAAACATAATACTGATAATGCGCATCGTGCTAATCAACTGGTGGTAGAAGCTTCGTCCATGACTCGTCAGGGAGGAGATATTGTTACCGAAGTGGTCAGCACGATGAAAAGCATCTCTGTCAGCTCGAAGAAAGTTGCTGATATCACCTCCGTGATTAACAGTATTGCGTTTCAGACCAATATTCTCGCACTCAACGCAGCTGTTGAGGCGGCGAGAGCAGGAGAACAGGGAAAAGGATTTGCTGTTGTTGCCAGCGAAGTGCGTAATCTTGCCCAACGCAGTGCTCAGGCCGCTAAAGAGATAGAACAGCTGATAGGCGAGTCAGTCACTGGAATAGAAAATGGCTATCATTTGGCAGAAAATGCCTGAAAAACCATGCATGAAGTGGTCAGCGCGGTTAATCGTGTTACTGATATCATGGCTGAAATTTCTGCCGCTTCCGACGAACAAAGTAAAGGTATCAGCCAGGTTGCCGATGCAGTCACCAATATGGATGGTGTAACACAGCAGAACGCAGCATTGGTAGAAGAGGCAGCTCAGGCAACGCGCTCTCTGGAAGAACAGGCCTCATCGCTCACCAGAGTGGTTGCAACATTTCGTCTCAATGAGCAGGCACAGCAGCGTCCGGCTATTATCTCTCCGCCAGCTAAAACACAATCCCTGCTTCGTCCCGGGAAAAAATCACCTGTCGCTATTGATGATAATAACTGGGAAAAATTTTAATTACTCTCACACCGCCGGTAAGAGACCGGCGGTACATTTGATGTCTCTTTACTGGCTAACTGCCAGACTGCAGCGACATTCCTTGCCGTTACCCGAAGATTATCAGCCGCCTCTTCCATCGCTTCAGAGAATGAGACTATACGATTCACCACAGAAAGTACCACAGCCAGTCCATGCTGATGGACTACTGCGTAATCTTTTGCCATGCCACCCACCAGCGCAATAGCAGGAACGGAAAACTGAGCCGCTACCTGTGCTACACCTATCGGAGTTTTACCGTGAATACTCTGACTATCGATGCGACCTTCGCCAGTGATAACTAAATCGGCACCCTGAATGTGCTGTGCCAGATGAAGTGCATCGGTGACAATTTTAATCCCCGGCTCCAGCTTACCCCCAAGTAAACCTGACAACGCCGCCCCGACGCCTCCGGCTGCCCCCGCGCCTGGTAGCTCGGCAACTGACTGCCCCGTGAGAGTAAAAATAAGTTCGCCCCAACAACGTAATGCAGCATCCAGTTGTTTCACCATCTCAGGGGTAGCCCCTTTCTGTGGACCAAACACTGCTGACGCGCCATTAACACCACATAATGGATTATCAACATCACAGGCCACACGGAGTTCAGTCGACAACAAACGGGGATCAACATTCTCCATATCAATCTGATGTAAATTCAATAATGCCTCGCCACCAGCGGCGAGTGGTTCACCTTGTTTATCAAGTAATCGGGCACCAAGCGCCTGCATCATACCAGCCCCACCATCATTAGTGGCACTGCCACCGATACCAATGATCATCGTTTCAGCACCCAACTGTAACGCATCGAGGATCAGTTCTCCGGTACCAAAAGACGTTGTGAAGCGCGGATCCCGTTGCCCGGCAGGAACCAGGTGTAGTCCTGACGCTGACGCCATTTCAATCACCGCGGTTTTTTCCTTCTCCAGCCAGCCATATCACGCATCAACCAGGTAACCTAATGGCCCGGTGACTGCAAGCTTTCTTATCTCCCCCCTTTCGCCGCCACCATAGCATCGACGGTTCCTTCTCCACCATCGGCCATAGGTAATTTCACATACTCAGCATTGGGGTATATCTCGCGAAAACCGTTCTCAATCGCACAGGCAACGTCAGCTGCACTTAAACTCTCTTTAAAGGAGTCAGGGGCAATGACTATTTTCATTATCTCACTCCATCAGCCGAAAAAGTGGAAGACGCCAAATAGCAGGGTGGATATTAGCGTAATCGTCAGACCTACTGCTGTTTCATAAGGGATCAGCTTAAGCCGCTCCTGCATAGACATTGATACACTGCCCCCCGTGGCATGGAAGAAACTTCCATGAGGCATATGATCAAATACGGTTGATCCGGCATGAATCATCGCCCCTGCAGCCAATGCAGTTATTCCCATCTGCATAACCGCATCGCCAAATACCGAGGAAGCCACTGAGGCACCCGCCGTAGTCGATGCTGTCGCCATCGACATAAAAGCACCAGAGAATGGTGCCAGCAGATAAGAGGGTAGTCCTGAGGCTGTCAGCCCATCAATAAGTAAATTTTTGAGCCCGGACTGCGCAATTACCCCAGCGAGGGTTCCTGTACCCAGTAACATAATCGCAACAGGAGCCATACGGGAAAGACCAGAAACAATGCAATGATGCGTCAGCGAAATTTTCTTCATCATTATCAGCCCAGCCAAACCACCCACAGGAAGTGCAACCAGCGGATCGATAGAAATACCGGCAACAGGACGTAATGACAGAAGCAGTATAGCCACTACGGGTGCAAAAATCGCGGGCAGAAAGCAGGGTAACCGTTTCAGCGTAGTACCGGTTAACTCTTATGCAGTGACTTTTCTGCCGCGATGAATCAAACCACGAGCCAGAAAATAAGCAACCATCAACCCACACAGACCAGGAATGATGCCAGCTGTCATCAAAGAGGTCAGTGGAATATTCAGATTCTCAGCCACAGCGATAGTATTTGGATTGGGCGACATAACATTGCCCGCCTTACCGCCTCCAATCATTGCCAGCAAAATAGACATTTTTGACAAATCAGCACGATGGCCAATGGCCAACGCTATTGGCGCGACAGTAATCACCGCCACATCAACAAAAACACCTGCCGCTGTCAGCAACAATGTCGCTATCGCCAGGGCTAACAATGCATGCTTTTCTCCGACCCGTCGTACAATACTTTCTGCAATGGTATTTGCCCCACCAGATTCAATCAGCACACCAGCCAGCACACCAGCAGCCAGAATTCGCAACACAGCATTGGTGATACCCTGCGCACCTTTTATCATTAAATCAATCGACTGAATCAGATCGACACCACCAGCAAGCCCCCCCACCAGCGCACCAGCCATCATGCCGTACACCGGGGGGATTTTTCTTAAAATCAAGATAATTGACAGAGCCAGGGCGATCAGAGCTCCTGTTGCAGAAACCGGCATTACGTCCATTATAATTTTCCCGACATATAGCCATTGATAGGAAAACAGAGAACATCGCTGGAAGTCACACAGTTAAACAGCAATAAGCATGCATACTCTCAGCCGATGACAGAGACAGCTCCCTGTTCTGATGGTCTCTGTAAAATTCATACCTGAACGACCCGCATCAAATCATTCAGAGGAGGAAAGATAAAGTTTAAATGTGATGATTTGTGGGATGGATCGGATCCCAGATGAAATAAATCAACAGAGAGTGAAAACGCTGCGACAGGGGCGAATAAGATCGCCCCCACAACTCATCAACTCATGGCGGATGCCTGCTCTTTAAGGAATGCAGAAAGCAGTGATAACCCTTCAATCAGGGCGTCAGTATTGTTAGCGAACCCGATGCGCAGATAGCCTTCCATCTCCATGGCGCTTCC is a window from the Erwinia sp. genome containing:
- the viaA gene encoding Protein ViaA (ID:JIFNMEKO_03288;~source:Prodigal:2.6) → MNLATLTLSLAINEDDLIDTFIVTMLNTPQLVSYFEKCPPMKQVLLREVSRWKNDLQEAMKQQTVPESLENEFHYWQAIQSTDAVSFSDQLPEILNFLQQEDRAFCHEAQQLIAGSSPATQLSKPQQARFIYHWRRALSTQTLTLNLHLLEQEKERLLGELQQRMTLSLQFSTLMPEQNEITAGHLWDLTKSSVLPEECQPIEEYSHFLATQPLLQEIAQKIGRSRTAKPLANPDAPKETYREWIKTRAPSPQEINGLHQSDDILRLLPPELANIGCQELEIEFYRRLVEKRLFCYDLNGETLHQRLAIRPVTHQQSEQLQPSGPMVICVDTSGSMGGFNERCAKAFCLALLKIALENNRRCFVILFAHQVISYELTAETGIIQAIRFLSQRFRGGTDLAGCLKQVLSLLSQAEWVDADAVIISDFIAQRLPASLIDEIEQHKTRRQQRFHAVTLSAHGKPGILRIFDHLWHFDTSLKNRLLRHWLP
- the trg_6 gene encoding Methyl-accepting chemotaxis protein III (ID:JIFNMEKO_03290;~source:Prodigal:2.6), with amino-acid sequence MLKKLKIKTGLIFIIFVVSALLIGVSVFSLSALKSQGEFTDNINHRLANQSIPMYKIYNNILSARLAAQYANIYIEKNEPSEQMFNIYLSYLDGADKIIDELDKMPSRTGEGQSLRNNILKNYQEYKKYGFAPLKEALKNKNIGDFDRLLPILSKYDVNFKNSLSDLTDFSRERSRQILLKSDTDQDIAMMIIVTTLIIAVIMVMFSGYIVKNAILHPVAAMRAHFKEMESGNLSISIPPLPNNEMGQLMAALDGMQDALRKIVADVRDASSEIAVGAKQISAGNHDLSSRTEEQASSLEQTAASMEELTATVKHNTDNAHRANQLVVEASSMTRQGGDIVTEVVSTMKSISVSSKKVADITSVINSIAFQTNILALNAAVEAARAGEQGKGFAVVASEVRNLAQRSAQAAKEIEQLIGESVTGIENGYHLAENA
- the trg_7 gene encoding Methyl-accepting chemotaxis protein III (ID:JIFNMEKO_03291;~source:Prodigal:2.6) translates to MHEVVSAVNRVTDIMAEISAASDEQSKGISQVADAVTNMDGVTQQNAALVEEAAQATRSLEEQASSLTRVVATFRLNEQAQQRPAIISPPAKTQSLLRPGKKSPVAIDDNNWEKF
- the ygbN gene encoding Inner membrane permease YgbN (ID:JIFNMEKO_03295;~source:Prodigal:2.6) translates to MDVMPVSATGALIALALSIILILRKIPPVYGMMAGALVGGLAGGVDLIQSIDLMIKGAQGITNAVLRILAAGVLAGVLIESGGANTIAESIVRRVGEKHALLALAIATLLLTAAGVFVDVAVITVAPIALAIGHRADLSKMSILLAMIGGGKAGNVMSPNPNTIAVAENLNIPLTSLMTAGIIPGLCGLMVAYFLARGLIHRGRKVTA
- the egtB gene encoding Hercynine oxygenase (ID:JIFNMEKO_03289;~source:Prodigal:2.6), with translation MATLSQVDNALPAVTRTLRLSTGSSEEKRQELLDYFSQTWSLYESLFDCLADEQAYYTKANPLRHPLIFYFGHTASFYINKLMAAGILKQRVNDDIEAMMAIGVDEMSWDDLNRGHYSWPALSTLREYRHQVFQVVRNVILEMPLTLPVTWESPAWVILMGIEHERIHLETSSVLIRELPLAWVHSRPEWPVCPQARHQRSQVPENSLLVVHGGEVRQGKNDDTYGWDNEYGSKITDIDTFQASKMLVSNAEFFQFVADGGYQHDGWWDDEGLGWRNYRQATAPVFWVGSPATPERLKLRLMTEVVDMPWDWPVEVNQLEAAAFCRWKAEKTGLSVQLPSEGEWLLLREQLASDQPDWITPPGNINLAWWASCCPVDLFATGDFFDLVGNVWQWTSTPISGLEGFKVHPLYDDFSTPTFDGKHTLIKGGSWISTGNEALKSSRYAFRRHFFQHAGFRYVASSHEEKRGQNPYESDGMVSQYLDFHYGPDYLDVANYSKVLVDIACEFSENRHRAMDIGCATGRASFELARHFSEVTGMDYSARFIDVALQIATGEDFRYLTQQEGELVEYHQINLHDIDLSQEQAARVQFVQGDACNLKPQSEQYDLLLAANLIDRLRQSERFLDNVSGLLKPGGILMLSSPYTWLDTFTPRENWLGGKRENGAALTTYQAMQRQLQKDFIEIAPPKDIPFVIKETARKYQYTIAQLTIWRRR
- a CDS encoding hypothetical protein (ID:JIFNMEKO_03294;~source:Prodigal:2.6), which encodes MAILLLSLRPVAGISIDPLVALPVGGLAGLIMMKKISLTHHCIVSGLSRMAPVAIMLLGTGTLAGVIAQSGLKNLLIDGLTASGLPSYLLAPFSGAFMSMATASTTAGASVASSVFGDAVMQMGITALAAGAMIHAGSTVFDHMPHGSFFHATGGSVSMSMQERLKLIPYETAVGLTITLISTLLFGVFHFFG
- the garK_2 gene encoding Glycerate 2-kinase (ID:JIFNMEKO_03293;~source:Prodigal:2.6) yields the protein MKIVIAPDSFKESLSAADVACAIENGFREIYPNAEYVKLPMADGGEGTVDAMVAAKGGR
- the garK_1 gene encoding Glycerate 2-kinase (ID:JIFNMEKO_03292;~source:Prodigal:2.6), with translation MIEMASASGLHLVPAGQRDPRFTTSFGTGELILDALQLGAETMIIGIGGSATNDGGAGMMQALGARLLDKQGEPLAAGGEALLNLHQIDMENVDPRLLSTELRVACDVDNPLCGVNGASAVFGPQKGATPEMVKQLDAALRCWGELIFTLTGQSVAELPGAGAAGGVGAALSGLLGGKLEPGIKIVTDALHLAQHIQGADLVITGEGRIDSQSIHGKTPIGVAQVAAQFSVPAIALVGGMAKDYAVVHQHGLAVVLSVVNRIVSFSEAMEEAADNLRVTARNVAAVWQLASKETSNVPPVSYRRCESN